A region of the Bacillus sp. NP247 genome:
ACAGGATTATTAGCGGGTGGTGCAGTAGATACAGAAGATATGAAAACGAACAAACTAGAATCGAATAAAAAAATAGAATGGAGACAAACAAATAAAAGTGAAAAAGAATCCGCAAAAAAGATGGACAAAGGTACAAAAATTGATCAAAATCAACCAATGTCAGTTACAACAAGTGTAGATGGAACAACAACTTCTTCGCCAATCCACAATTCACCTGAAGACGCAGTGCCAGCAATTCCTAACGAAGATGTGAAATCTAACCATAATCAAACCTTTGAAATGCCTGAGGACACTAAATCAAAACCTGTACATGATTCTTCTAAATAAGCTATAAAATGAAATAGGATCATACCGTCAGATAAGTAATAATAGAATCCCTGTTGCATACAGCGCAGGGGTTTTGATGTTAAAAAAGTTCCCTTCACTAGCCAAAAGCAAATAATGAAAAAAGAAAAATCAGATGTAAAATAATCAATAATTATTAAAAACAAATAAAAGGAGTATCTCTTATTTAATAAGAGATACTCCTTTTATTTGTTGAACTATGTCTTAGCCACTAGCAAAAAGAACCATAAACTTGCAGAAAGTTTATTTTAGCTTCCCTATTGATAGGTTAACACGGTAATTCCCATACTTTAATAGTCGTCCTAGAAAGTTATCCAATTCTTCATTAGAAGTGAAATGTGTTTTTAATAAATAACACCCCTCACCACTTATACGGTGTACTTCAGAAATCCCTTCTTCTCCTTGAAAGAAATTCATAAACTCTTGATGGTTAGCTGTTGTTACAAACAAAGTAACAAATGCAGTCACTACTTGTCCTAATTTGATTCGGTTTATTGCGATTGTGTATTGCTCAATAATCCCTAAATCCTCTAACCTTCGAATTCGATTTCCTACAGCCTGCCCCGTCATATGTATTTTCTGACCAAGTTCTTTCCATTGTATTCTTGAGTTTTCTCCTAATAATTTTAGTATCTCAAAATCTATTTGATCAATGATATAAACCAATCCTTTCACCGTGAAAGTAGAAAGCCAGAAAGTGTTTCGCCAGCTTATTCTGCTTATCGATACAATTCACTATACTTAGTTTATCCTCTTACATCACATTATTTATCAGTTATATTCACTTATAACATAGAGGACGCAACAAAAAAATACATCTAGATTTAAAGGAGGTTACAAATATGTTATTACAAGAAATCCTATCGTTCAATGAACAATTTGTAGAAAATAAGGAATACGCTCCTTGTGAAGCGACAAAAATACCTAAAAAACGTATGGTTGTTGTTTCTTGCATGGATGCTCGTTTAATTGAGCTACTTCCAAAAGCTTTAGATATACACGATGGTGATGCAAAAGTTATCAGAAATGCAGGTGGTAAAATTGCTTCTCCTTTCGATAGTGTTATGCAAAGTGTTGTAGCATCAGTATATGATCTAAATGCAGATGAAATATTTCTTATCGGACACCATAGATGTGGTGCAAGCCAAACTAATCCAAAAGGAACACTTCAAAAAATATTAGATCGCGGAGTAGCTTCACCAGAAATTTTATCAGCAATTGAATATGCTGGTGTTGACCTTGAAAAATGGTTATTTGGATTCGATGATGTCAACGGTTCAACTCAAGCTAATGTTGATTTAGTAAGAAATCATCCACTTATTCCAAAAGATGTTCCTGTACATGGTCTAGTTATTGATCCTCACACAGGCAAATTAGATTTAGTAGTTGATGGATATAAAAAATTAAATGGTATGGAACATTAATTATTACTTAAATGAAGGGAAGTTATTAGATATGAATAGACAAGAAGCTACGCAAAAAATTATGGAAGCAAAAATCGCAAAAGGTTTAACATGGGAAGAAATTTCAAAAGTAAGTGAAAACTCTGAGACTTGGGTTGTAACAGCATTATTAGGACAAGCTACAATGACACGTCCGGAAGCAGAAAAAATTGGTAAACTATTAGAATTAGATGAAGAAGTAGTT
Encoded here:
- a CDS encoding Lrp/AsnC family transcriptional regulator, translating into MKGLVYIIDQIDFEILKLLGENSRIQWKELGQKIHMTGQAVGNRIRRLEDLGIIEQYTIAINRIKLGQVVTAFVTLFVTTANHQEFMNFFQGEEGISEVHRISGEGCYLLKTHFTSNEELDNFLGRLLKYGNYRVNLSIGKLK
- a CDS encoding carbonic anhydrase encodes the protein MLLQEILSFNEQFVENKEYAPCEATKIPKKRMVVVSCMDARLIELLPKALDIHDGDAKVIRNAGGKIASPFDSVMQSVVASVYDLNADEIFLIGHHRCGASQTNPKGTLQKILDRGVASPEILSAIEYAGVDLEKWLFGFDDVNGSTQANVDLVRNHPLIPKDVPVHGLVIDPHTGKLDLVVDGYKKLNGMEH